A window of Pseudodesulfovibrio sp. JC047 contains these coding sequences:
- a CDS encoding ATP-binding protein, translating into MKTPRQQRTYNLLVTNTAIEDFSLRRVSKSFRRWPEWQIASTALGGISFLALEAIGALLIINYGFANSLWAILSLGIVIFLTGIPIAYHASKENIDIDLLTRGAGFGYIGSTITSLIYAFFTIIFFAIETTIMAQAVYLCFDIPLPIGYLFCSLIIIPFSFYGITVINKLHNYTQFLWLFLWIAPIAIIIYTDPDSVSRWMSYENHAGTGAFDPFLFGSALSVLFSLIPQIGEQVDYLRFLPDKTKENSFKWWLAVLSAGPGWIVIGALKILCGAFLVVLFIETGNTVTGETIDTVQLYLNVYETVIDNPHYALLLVTIYIIICQVKINATNAYAGSLAWSNFFSRITGSHPGRAVWLLFNILMSILFAQLGVFRTMHSMLFIYAIFALSWIGTIVADLTLIKPLGIAPKTIEYKRAYLYNINPVGIISLLVSLATAIPAYFGLFGIYGKSFSTLIAFSVAFIVAPLVAIITKGKYYIRRENTVVQNDSIMTCPICEKEYGQNEMVYCPNRNSHICSLCCVLDSICGGKCEHVDLKQQKQQTPSPREAFMKKAKRFLQHYLIISVVLGVIFSSSVFLSEHSDYQLWQNFKWYVITIYIFTLLIIAVWVWWFTLIQERRIEVEEELAFQIDELEQEVHARKRISEKLNKTSKQQKMILENATIGIAFVVKSKLKWCNTRFLDICFIPRGTKRPKTTEELFLDKKLYARVKRDSEDFLRQGRHYNCEMPLQLNETESEWRKLSISAIDSGNPNQGVIWLLNDINRQKKADKALKENRKRLKDLNESLEEKIDKRTKELEQSYKSLHQADKMASLGILVSGMAHEINNPLNLISLNSQTMNEIWQGMMEYLSQQNQDDDDIWIGNLPLDYVQTSIPKLLLGINEGADRVSTIVRNLKDYSRQSPVKMDGEVDINKAFRSAHMLLTNLIKNSTDNFIILTSDELPTFTGDLRRIEQVLVNLIQNSCQALNSKKDPILIETYAINEKIYFKITDQGVGIAKEDLKHVRDPFYTTKREWGGTGLGLSVSAGIIKEHGGEISIDSKKGHGTCVTLSFTSSNRVQ; encoded by the coding sequence TTGAAAACGCCCCGGCAACAGCGAACATACAATCTGCTCGTCACAAACACCGCCATCGAAGATTTTTCTCTTCGTCGGGTCAGCAAAAGTTTCAGACGCTGGCCGGAATGGCAGATAGCCAGCACCGCTCTGGGAGGAATCTCCTTTCTCGCACTGGAAGCCATCGGCGCATTACTTATAATAAACTATGGATTCGCGAATTCACTCTGGGCGATACTCTCGTTGGGAATCGTCATCTTTCTTACCGGCATTCCGATTGCCTACCACGCATCAAAAGAGAACATCGACATCGACCTGCTCACCCGAGGGGCAGGATTCGGGTACATCGGCTCCACGATCACATCACTGATCTATGCCTTTTTCACCATCATCTTTTTCGCGATCGAAACAACCATCATGGCACAGGCTGTGTACCTGTGCTTTGATATCCCACTCCCCATCGGCTACCTGTTCTGTTCCCTGATTATCATCCCATTTTCCTTTTACGGCATCACCGTCATCAACAAACTCCATAACTATACGCAATTTCTGTGGCTTTTTTTATGGATTGCCCCAATAGCCATCATTATTTACACCGATCCGGACAGCGTTTCTCGATGGATGTCCTATGAAAACCACGCTGGCACTGGCGCATTTGACCCGTTCCTCTTTGGGTCAGCCCTTTCCGTGCTCTTTTCACTTATCCCGCAAATAGGTGAACAAGTTGACTATCTTCGTTTTCTGCCGGACAAGACAAAAGAGAATTCCTTCAAGTGGTGGCTGGCCGTCCTCTCTGCCGGTCCGGGCTGGATTGTCATCGGCGCGCTCAAGATTCTCTGCGGGGCTTTTCTGGTCGTCCTTTTCATCGAGACCGGAAACACCGTCACAGGCGAAACAATCGACACGGTCCAACTCTATCTCAATGTCTACGAAACCGTGATCGACAATCCCCACTATGCGCTGTTGCTGGTGACGATCTACATTATCATCTGTCAGGTCAAAATCAACGCGACCAATGCCTATGCGGGATCACTCGCCTGGTCGAACTTCTTTTCACGGATCACGGGAAGCCACCCGGGACGAGCGGTCTGGCTGTTATTCAACATCCTCATGTCCATTCTCTTCGCCCAATTAGGTGTTTTCCGAACCATGCACTCAATGCTGTTCATTTATGCAATCTTCGCCCTTTCATGGATTGGAACGATCGTCGCGGACCTGACACTCATAAAACCGCTCGGCATCGCACCCAAAACAATAGAATACAAACGGGCATATCTCTATAATATCAACCCCGTCGGGATTATCTCCCTGCTTGTTTCGCTGGCAACGGCCATCCCCGCCTATTTCGGCCTTTTCGGCATCTACGGAAAGTCCTTTTCCACGCTGATCGCCTTTTCCGTCGCCTTTATCGTCGCCCCGCTGGTCGCCATCATCACCAAAGGCAAATATTATATCCGGCGTGAAAATACCGTGGTCCAGAATGACAGCATCATGACCTGTCCCATTTGTGAAAAGGAATACGGACAAAATGAAATGGTCTATTGCCCAAATCGCAATAGTCACATCTGCTCGCTGTGTTGCGTTCTGGACAGCATTTGCGGTGGGAAGTGCGAACATGTTGATTTGAAGCAACAAAAGCAGCAGACGCCCTCACCCAGAGAAGCTTTCATGAAAAAAGCGAAACGTTTTCTCCAGCATTATCTGATCATCTCCGTTGTCCTCGGCGTCATCTTTTCGTCCAGCGTTTTCCTGTCCGAACACTCGGACTATCAACTCTGGCAGAACTTCAAATGGTACGTCATCACCATCTACATTTTTACCCTGCTCATCATCGCCGTCTGGGTTTGGTGGTTCACGCTCATACAGGAACGCCGAATCGAGGTGGAGGAAGAGCTTGCCTTCCAGATCGACGAACTGGAACAGGAAGTTCACGCTCGCAAACGAATCAGTGAAAAGCTTAATAAAACAAGTAAACAGCAAAAAATGATTTTGGAAAATGCCACCATTGGCATTGCCTTTGTGGTCAAGTCGAAATTGAAATGGTGCAACACCAGATTCCTTGACATCTGCTTTATTCCACGCGGGACGAAACGTCCAAAGACCACAGAAGAACTGTTTCTCGATAAGAAACTCTATGCCCGAGTGAAAAGGGATTCCGAAGACTTCCTTCGCCAAGGCCGCCATTACAATTGTGAAATGCCATTACAACTCAATGAGACGGAAAGCGAATGGCGCAAGCTGTCAATCAGTGCCATTGATTCCGGCAATCCGAACCAGGGCGTCATCTGGTTACTCAACGATATCAACCGTCAGAAAAAAGCGGACAAGGCCCTGAAAGAAAACCGGAAGCGGCTGAAAGATCTCAATGAAAGTCTGGAAGAAAAAATCGATAAACGGACCAAAGAGCTTGAACAAAGCTACAAATCACTCCACCAGGCCGACAAGATGGCTTCGCTTGGTATTCTCGTGTCCGGAATGGCGCATGAAATCAACAACCCGTTGAACCTCATCAGCCTGAATTCACAGACAATGAATGAAATCTGGCAAGGCATGATGGAATACCTGAGTCAGCAAAACCAGGATGATGATGACATCTGGATCGGCAACCTGCCTTTGGATTACGTCCAGACAAGTATCCCCAAACTGCTTCTTGGCATCAATGAAGGGGCGGATCGAGTGTCCACCATTGTCCGAAACCTGAAAGACTACTCTCGGCAATCTCCGGTCAAAATGGACGGCGAAGTAGACATCAACAAGGCGTTCAGATCGGCACACATGCTGCTCACCAATCTAATCAAGAACAGCACGGACAATTTCATCATCCTGACCAGTGACGAACTACCGACATTTACCGGAGACCTCCGCCGCATCGAGCAGGTGCTCGTCAACCTGATTCAGAACTCCTGTCAGGCGTTAAACAGCAAAAAAGACCCAATCCTCATAGAGACATACGCAATAAATGAAAAAATCTATTTCAAAATTACCGATCAAGGAGTCGGCATTGCAAAAGAAGATCTGAAGCACGTTCGCGATCCATTCTACACGACCAAAAGAGAATGGGGAGGCACCGGTCTCGGGTTGTCTGTTTCGGCGGGAATTATCAAGGAGCATGGCGGTGAAATCAGTATTGACTCAAAAAAGGGACACGGCACATGTGTCACTTTGTCATTCACCAGCTCCAATCGAGTTCAATAG
- a CDS encoding formamidase translates to MGSIGSMNRPTEGMLMGLVQYPVPIVNSRRDIEANIDRICEATANTKAGYPGMDLIVWPEYSSQGLNTKKWVSDEFLLDVEGPLFQRYAQTCKENDIWGLFSLMERNPNKDQMPYNTAVIFNNKGELALKYRKLNPWVPIEPWMPGDLGQPVCDGPGGSKLSVCICHDGMFPEQAREAAYKGCNVYIRISGYSTQVNDQWMLTNRSNAWQNLMYTASVNLAGYDGVFYYFGEGQVCNFDGTTIQQGHRNPWEIVTAEVFPKMADQARKDWGLENNIYNLGTRGYVAVPGGVKECPYTWVKDFAKGEYRLPWEDEIKIQDGSIYGYPTTGERFGL, encoded by the coding sequence ATGGGAAGCATCGGCAGCATGAATCGTCCGACTGAAGGTATGCTCATGGGATTGGTCCAGTATCCTGTGCCCATTGTTAACTCGCGCCGCGACATCGAAGCAAATATCGACAGAATTTGTGAAGCTACGGCGAACACCAAAGCCGGCTATCCCGGCATGGATCTCATCGTTTGGCCGGAATACAGCTCGCAGGGTCTGAATACAAAGAAATGGGTGAGCGACGAGTTCCTGCTTGATGTCGAAGGTCCTCTGTTCCAACGCTATGCCCAGACGTGTAAGGAAAATGACATTTGGGGATTGTTCTCGCTCATGGAGCGGAACCCCAACAAGGATCAGATGCCTTACAACACCGCCGTCATCTTCAATAACAAGGGTGAACTTGCTCTGAAATATCGCAAGTTGAATCCTTGGGTTCCCATTGAACCCTGGATGCCTGGTGACCTCGGCCAGCCCGTTTGTGACGGTCCTGGCGGTAGCAAGCTCTCTGTCTGTATCTGCCATGACGGCATGTTCCCGGAACAGGCTCGTGAAGCCGCGTACAAGGGCTGCAACGTCTACATCCGTATCTCCGGCTACAGCACCCAGGTCAATGACCAGTGGATGCTGACCAACCGTTCCAACGCATGGCAGAACCTGATGTACACCGCGTCCGTCAACCTCGCTGGTTACGATGGTGTCTTCTACTACTTTGGCGAAGGCCAGGTGTGCAACTTCGACGGAACCACCATCCAGCAGGGTCACCGTAACCCCTGGGAAATCGTCACCGCTGAAGTGTTCCCGAAAATGGCAGACCAGGCTCGCAAGGACTGGGGCCTGGAAAACAACATCTACAACCTTGGAACCCGTGGCTACGTCGCAGTTCCCGGTGGTGTGAAAGAATGCCCCTATACCTGGGTCAAGGACTTCGCAAAGGGCGAATACAGATTGCCTTGGGAAGATGAAATCAAGATTCAAGACGGTTCCATTTATGGATACCCGACAACTGGGGAACGTTTCGGCCTCTAG
- a CDS encoding sigma-54 dependent transcriptional regulator has translation MKKHLCPSHPILVVDDEKSALQSFEMALFASGYTNVMTCEDSRKVMSMVEKNPLSLVLLDMVMPNISGPTLLKMLKEKYPWLPIIIVSAVSDGKSVIQCMRDGARDYIFKPVDKNELAKRIRSTLEFRDMEQENARLREQILETKLKAPEVFTKILTQDPKMLSIFKYCEAVAGSQNPILITGETGTGKELIAQAIHQLSNRTGEFVAVNVAAFDDPVFADSLFGHVRGAFTGADKARKGLVEQANGGTLFLDEIGDLSLSSQVKLLRLLQEQEYFPVGSDLPKKANVRVVTSTLKNLTALKKSKKFREDLYYRLVGHQVTLPPLRERLGDIPLLLDYFLECEATEQGKTKPAYHPELINFLRTYSFPGNIREFKAMASDAVSQHCSRMLSSASFKKHIINEDLLEQDTPHPEEEQSWESLNFSPEKIPPLKEVVTKISTTLIHTAMERSGGNQSAAARILGISQQALSLKLKKMNA, from the coding sequence ATGAAAAAACATTTATGCCCTTCACATCCTATTCTTGTTGTCGATGATGAAAAATCTGCGTTGCAAAGTTTTGAAATGGCCCTGTTTGCATCGGGGTACACGAATGTCATGACCTGTGAAGACAGCCGAAAAGTGATGTCCATGGTTGAAAAAAACCCACTGAGCCTTGTCCTGCTCGACATGGTCATGCCAAACATCTCCGGCCCGACGCTGCTCAAGATGCTCAAGGAAAAATACCCGTGGCTCCCGATCATCATCGTTTCAGCCGTCAGCGACGGAAAATCCGTGATCCAGTGTATGCGGGACGGGGCACGAGATTACATTTTCAAACCCGTTGACAAAAATGAACTGGCCAAACGGATTCGAAGCACCCTCGAATTCAGGGACATGGAACAGGAAAATGCACGACTTCGCGAACAGATCCTCGAAACAAAACTGAAAGCCCCCGAAGTATTCACAAAGATACTCACGCAAGACCCAAAAATGCTATCGATCTTCAAATACTGTGAAGCCGTGGCCGGAAGCCAGAACCCCATTCTCATCACCGGAGAAACCGGTACCGGCAAAGAACTCATTGCCCAGGCCATTCATCAGTTGAGCAATCGCACTGGCGAATTCGTCGCGGTCAACGTGGCGGCCTTTGACGACCCGGTATTTGCGGACTCCCTCTTCGGTCATGTTCGTGGCGCATTCACAGGAGCGGACAAGGCACGGAAGGGGCTGGTGGAACAAGCCAACGGCGGCACGCTGTTTCTCGATGAAATCGGGGACCTCAGTCTGAGTTCACAGGTCAAGCTCCTCCGACTATTGCAGGAGCAGGAATATTTTCCGGTGGGATCCGATCTGCCCAAAAAAGCGAATGTCCGGGTGGTGACTTCCACCTTAAAGAACCTGACAGCCTTGAAAAAAAGTAAAAAATTCAGGGAAGATTTGTATTATAGGCTGGTTGGACATCAGGTGACCCTGCCCCCGCTGCGGGAGCGGCTCGGAGATATTCCCTTGTTGCTGGACTATTTCCTCGAATGTGAAGCAACAGAGCAGGGAAAAACGAAACCGGCCTACCATCCTGAACTCATCAATTTTCTGCGAACCTACTCCTTTCCCGGAAACATTCGCGAATTCAAGGCCATGGCCAGCGATGCAGTGAGTCAGCACTGTTCCCGAATGCTGTCCTCCGCCAGTTTCAAAAAGCACATTATCAATGAAGATCTGCTGGAACAGGACACTCCGCACCCCGAAGAAGAACAGTCTTGGGAAAGCCTGAATTTCTCTCCGGAAAAAATCCCACCGCTCAAGGAAGTCGTCACCAAAATTTCGACCACGCTCATTCACACGGCCATGGAACGGTCTGGCGGCAACCAGAGCGCGGCCGCACGAATTCTCGGCATTTCACAGCAGGCATTAAGCCTCAAATTGAAAAAAATGAACGCATAA